Part of the Calorimonas adulescens genome is shown below.
CCGCTTTGTAGTCTTCTTTGTTGAATGCCATTCCTGCCGTCTCGCCCGGATTGCTGTACACAGCATAATCCCTTACGGTCTCAGCTACTGCACACAGGTTCTCTAAATTAATATCGCTGAATAATAGTGGGCTCTTATCAAAACCAAATATATACTTGCCGCCCGGGGCAAGGATATCAATATATCTCTTTGCTTCAGCTACGCACTCTTCCTTGGTCTTGGTTTTCAGGTTCATAACCGGATACATTCCTATGATTATGTGCTTCTTGCCCAGCTTCTCCTTAATAAGCTTTGGATCTCCGTATTCGAACATGATCCTTGTATCCGTCGGAAGGTCCTGGAGATAGTCGAGGTATCTGGTCCAGTCATGCTCACAGAATATGGAGCAGTGAATTCCCATAGATGCGTATTCGTCAAGCAGCCTCTTGAAGCTCGGCCACCACAATTCGGCAAAATCCTTTTCTCTCATGAATGTGGGCATGTGCAGTGGAATACCCACCTGGCCGTAATTTGAAATCGTTGCCGGCAAACCCATTTTGAACACTATAGGATAGAGAGCATCACACGCCTCTTTTACCTTCTCGGGCATCCTCCTTATATCCATGCTGATACCCTTGAAGCTTCTGAGCTGGTCTGCAAGAAAGTCAAAGGGCGCTTCCGTGAAACCACCAGAGAGCAAACCACCGGGATAATAGCCATATTTTTCATTTAATTTTGCCATTATCATCCCGCACTGCTGCATGTCATTGTTGAAAGCCAATATGCTTTTTGTAAAACTGATGGCTGTATTTATGGGATCACCATTGGGGTTGAAAGCTTTATACTGTCTGGGGATTACCCTTTCGAGCAGACAGTCGTATGGATTTTCTATGAGATAGTCATAGTCTTCGGGCAGCATCCCTACCACTTCCGGATGCTGTATAAAGCCGTTGGAGGCCATCTGGAAGGATTGGGACTTTAAAAGCTGATAAAATGAAGGAAATCTGAATGAGCCTGAAAATACACATGTATCCGAATAAACAGCCTGGCAGATTT
Proteins encoded:
- a CDS encoding uroporphyrinogen decarboxylase family protein → MTDVKALQQERISIFHDVYDNKIPKRVPVSISLPFEIIAQYGGLDLSEAQWNPSLIEEAADKICQAVYSDTCVFSGSFRFPSFYQLLKSQSFQMASNGFIQHPEVVGMLPEDYDYLIENPYDCLLERVIPRQYKAFNPNGDPINTAISFTKSILAFNNDMQQCGMIMAKLNEKYGYYPGGLLSGGFTEAPFDFLADQLRSFKGISMDIRRMPEKVKEACDALYPIVFKMGLPATISNYGQVGIPLHMPTFMREKDFAELWWPSFKRLLDEYASMGIHCSIFCEHDWTRYLDYLQDLPTDTRIMFEYGDPKLIKEKLGKKHIIIGMYPVMNLKTKTKEECVAEAKRYIDILAPGGKYIFGFDKSPLLFSDINLENLCAVAETVRDYAVYSNPGETAGMAFNKEDYKAEPSRKLESKYYKTWEEYKALNPEVSDFGASKLQGLEETVFHYLMYLLI